The following coding sequences are from one Achromobacter sp. B7 window:
- a CDS encoding MarR family winged helix-turn-helix transcriptional regulator produces MPTRPTPAPPQLADMLMYRLYQAWSQSNPVFVRLCEGRFGITRREWRILACAIEGGIMNSAELAAAAKLDLARTSRTLGALCEKGWLRRLHDSADRRVVRVEATAEGLARYQALLPEVSRLNALLVQDLSDSEVAQLRDFLGRIEQRGRQMGQDNIVADKASRREGGTRRAQYA; encoded by the coding sequence ATGCCAACCCGCCCCACCCCCGCACCGCCGCAATTGGCCGACATGCTGATGTACCGGCTGTATCAGGCATGGTCGCAATCGAACCCCGTCTTCGTGCGCCTGTGCGAAGGGCGCTTTGGCATCACGCGACGCGAGTGGCGCATTCTGGCCTGCGCTATTGAAGGCGGCATCATGAATTCCGCCGAGCTTGCCGCCGCCGCCAAGCTGGACTTGGCGCGCACGTCGCGCACCTTGGGCGCGCTGTGTGAAAAAGGTTGGTTGCGGCGTTTGCACGACAGCGCCGACCGCCGGGTCGTGCGGGTCGAGGCCACGGCCGAGGGGCTGGCGCGATACCAGGCGCTGCTGCCCGAAGTGTCGCGGCTGAATGCACTGCTGGTGCAAGACCTGAGCGATAGCGAGGTGGCGCAGCTGCGCGACTTTCTGGGCCGCATCGAACAGCGCGGCCGGCAAATGGGGCAAGACAATATCGTGGCCGACAAGGCCAGCCGCCGCGAAGGCGGCACGCGGCGCGCGCAGTACGCATGA